From Ptychodera flava strain L36383 chromosome 2, AS_Pfla_20210202, whole genome shotgun sequence, the proteins below share one genomic window:
- the LOC139114205 gene encoding uncharacterized protein isoform X1, whose protein sequence is MEFLASKAPLPLLLILVSVLTTLTSGKIDYYTKYPTYGDHCYGGDVEHNTLIFAGTTSSHVSVDSQVPDLLEMTMCFWMRTDYRSNTGAMVSYFASNEHNVILEDPSNILMTVKSHIGNESLIEANYGMWHHICATWTSAGGEYELYKDGNAYYGSKGLAVNKTLAGGGFLVLGQKQASRGDSFSPSVSYKGDLTQFNMWSTRLFQHDIQALSEDSLNRGCGDVVWWSSISSSELSAIQMKDTNLPPVPEYPEFCHDEKNGDKVFIFHHLDSYVIIDRPFPEISEFTICFWMKATVPFHPDATIFSYFAPGDTYGSIVLEDLSALQLYIRNMAAKTSRHKLITEDWHHVCITWNSRGGVARYFKDGKPNTSKGLADGLLIHGGGTMYLGQRLTSPGGAYVPNRGLFADISYMNMWDHVKNKDEVTAMFRDLNGCSRQCGELFWWPGLQKTTMHEIDIRTYTDIAGPDSDPCPVVDRCGTGVFDDMLWKINNTGPYSLSPMPREVPDLRELTICYWMRLEDDYALNNNVAFSYFAPGDTEGSIVIENVNDLTVIINNKKSKPTGIDLNNQTSHFICLTWQSADGNFTIYDKAKPLYHGTGLAVGETIPGGGSLIIGQKQGSVAGGYNKEDAFYGKLRYFNFWSSVLNKRGIRTASKACVPACGDIVSWHELTYADLINIKAVPFICGPRPKKTTIVPTTLAATTLLPTTPAPPTTPAPTTPPPPTPAPPTPAPPTPAPPTPAPPTPAPPTPAPPTLAPPRTELPVTTTKPCPDVETGPIEVVDKIPSGLTNVAYGKCAEMSSSNWHSSAKEAVDGNTDASFCHRSCSLTMKECDPWWQVDLVKPRDVHYVTLTNRQDCCASRLLGAEVRVGNSRKFEENALCGVVTKEVVEQKTIHMRCIDGPLSGRFVSVQVRCATTALSLCEVEVWSNDTDEVIDITEGPGGGGGGGGVGTTIGSGGGGVGTTSDSGGGVEGTEKPTTEGVCEAPPGLANVATTAASQSSTAGSAHATRAVDGDKNSDFSGRSCTRTNLEPEPWWRVDLGEIKDVYMVAITNRRDCCSEHLINAEVRIGNSKNHKANALCGFRITEDVVNQERIEILCDCGKALYGQYVSVHLHDTTKKLSLCEVEVLASRGPTTLPPTEQPECLLPDGLQNVALNMPASQSTTKKKAVAGRAVDGDSDSNFQEGSCTLTARENDPWWKLDLGQTRDVYSITIVNRLDCCSFRLTGAEVRVGDSENFSENQQCDVRVSKTQAFAEKITLMCGCNDYISGRYVTVQLKDKMSVLTLCEVEVMAPILVGTTPDIFTTKLITFGPTTEPCTVPDNLVNAAQNKQVWQSSTRKFAVAERAVDGNKNSDFAGSSCTLTAREFEPWWKLDLGESLNIYQVTITNRMDCCSFRVRHTEVHVGDSPNIMENPMCGQGAISGRRALKETIDIICACGQPMKGRWVGIQMVNKTKVLTLCEVEILVPPGESGIYTTELSEETTPAFTYGPTTEKVCFLPDNLINIAKNVKVYQSSTKRGGLAERAVDGNKDSNFAGKSCTFTSIEYEPWWKVDLGESRDVYMVTITNRMDCCSFRIRHSQVRVGDSENIDDNALCGAVKGRQSRNETINVMCQCGLPLRGRWVGIKRYNVTKAMTICEVEVWSLELVGGFTTEVNEFTSELISLEPTTEQECTLPDGLWLMAKSHKCTASQSSTKRGGVAERAFDLNKNPDFGGRSCTMTTKEFEPWWMTDLGTRQRVYQVTITNRQDCCPHRLKGAEIRIGSSTTFAENALCGKPITGRRARKQTINVICACGNYVEGRYLSIQLKGKTGILTLCEVEVYVGSGDEGGEYTTEKEEITTPPFTIGPPTEQVCTVPDGLVNVAMHKRTEQVSTKRGAVSKRAVDGYKSTDFSDKSCTQTGKAMNPWWRVDLGKEIDIYQVFIHNRQDCCSFRIRDAQIRISAEKDDAGVQCGSNVSGRSSRKAMVNVICNCGEPIRGRYVTIMSMKEKVTMLTLCEVEVMVMPEDAEYTTIKTTEKMCTVPEGLVNLASGGTATQSSTKKGAEAGLAIDGT, encoded by the exons ATGGAGTTTCTAGCTAGCAAGGCCCCGCTTCCCTTGCTCCTGATTCTCGTCTCCGTCTTAACAACTCTTACAAGCGGCAAAATCG attATTACACTAAGTATCCGACATACGGTGATCATTGTTATGGCGGGGACGTAGAACACAATACGCTCATCTTCGCCGGTACCACTAGCAGTCATGTGTCGGTGGACAGTCAGGTTCCGGATCTGCTGGAGATGACGATGTGTTTCTGGATGCGTACAGACTATCGCAGCAACACCGGTGCTATGGTCAGCTACTTCGCGTCAAACGAACACAACGTCATCCTTGAAGACCCCAGCAACATCCTGATGACTGTCAAGTCCCACATCGGCAACGAATCATTGATCGAAGCCAACTACGGCATGTGGCACCACATCTGCGCGACATGGACGTCTGCTGGCGGAGAATATGAG TTGTACAAGGATGGCAATGCGTACTACGGATCCAAGGGTCTGGCCGTCAACAAGACACTTGCCGGGGGAGGCTTTCTTGTTCTCGGTCAGAAACAAGCCTCACGCGGTGATTCATTCAGCCCTTCCGTGTCCTACAAGGGAGACCTTACGCAGTTCAACATGTGGAGCACACGACTTTTTCAACACGATATCCAG GCTTTGTCCGAGGATAGTTTAAACAGAGGTTGTGGAGACGTTGTTTGGTGGTCGTCGATATCTTCATCTGAGTTGTCAGCTATACAAATGAAAGATACTAATCTACCCCCTG TTCCAGAGTACCCGGAATTTTGCCACGATGAGAAGAATGGCGATAAGGTATTCATCTTTCATCACCTTGACAGCTATGTCATTATCGACCGTCCCTTTCCCGAAATATCTGAATTTACGATCTGCTTCTGGATGAAAGCCACCGTGCCATTCCACCCTGACGCAACTATATTCAGCTACTTCGCCCCCGGCGACACTTACGGGAGTATCGTGCTGGAGGACTTGAGCGCCCTGCAGTTGTACATCAGAAATATGGCGGCTAAAACGTCCAGACACAAACTGATCACCGAAGACTGGCATCACGTGTGCATAACATGGAACTCTCGTGGTGGCGTGGCCAGATACTTCAAGGATGGGAAACCGAACACCAGCAAGGGTCTGGCAGATGGGCTTTTGATCCACGGGGGTGGAACCATGTACCTGGGACAGCGGTTGACCAGCCCCGGTGGAGCATACGTGCCGAATAGGGGACTCTTTGCTGATATCTCGTACATGAACATGTGGGACCATGTCAAAAATAAAGACGAAGTAACG gcAATGTTCAGAGACCTGAACGGTTGCAGTAGACAGTGTGGTGAACTATTCTGGTGGCCAGGTCTCCAGAAGACTACTATGCACGAAATAGATATTCGGACATATACTGATATTGCTGGCCCTGACAGCGATCCCTGCC CCGTCGTTGATCGCTGCGGAACTGGCGTCTTTGACGACATGCTTTGGAAGATCAATAACACGGGACCATATAGTCTCTCTCCCATGCCACGAGAAGTGCCAGATCTAAGGGAGCTGACCATCTGCTATTGGATGAGGCTCGAAGACGATTACGCACTCAACAACAACGTCGCTTTCAGTTACTTCGCTCCCGGCGACACTGAGGGCAGCATTGTCATCGAAAACGTCAACGACCTCACTGTCATCATCAACAATAAAAAGAGCAAACCAACAGGCATAGACCTGAACAATCAAACCTCGCATTTCATATGTTTGACGTGGCAATCCGCCGACGGTAATTTCACCATCTACGACAAGGCCAAGCCACTGTACCATGGTACCGGTCTAGCCGTCGGAGAGACCATACCGGGTGGCGGCTCCCTCATTATTGGCCAGAAGCAAGGTTCCGTCGCTGGTGGATACAACAAAGAAGACGCCTTTTACGGCAAACTCcgttatttcaatttttggagCAGCGTTCTCAACAAAAGAGGCATCAGG acCGCATCAAAAGCGTGCGTACCCGCGTGTGGTGATATTGTCTCGTGGCACGAATTGACCTACGCTGACCTCATTAACATCAAGGCTGTTCCATTCATTTGTG GTCCAAGACCGAAGAAGACAACAATTGTACCGACGACATTGGCTGCCACTACCCTCTTACCGACCACACCAGCACCGCCAACCACACCGGCACCAACCACGCCGCCTCCACCAACACCAGCGCCACCTACGCCAGCGCCCCCGACACCAGCGCCACCGACACCTGCGCCACCGACACCTGCGCCACCGACACCTGCGCCTCCAACTCTCGCCCCGCCACGAACAGAACTGCCTGTGACAACTACCAAGCCTTGTCCCGATGTGGAAACTGGGCCAATCGAAGTGG TTGATAAAATTCCATCTGGGCTAACAAACGTTGCCTATGGTAAATGCGCCGAGATGAGTTCATCCAACTGGCACTCCAGCGCAAAGGAAGCCGTCGATGGAAACACTGACGCCAGTTTCTGCCATCGCTCTTGCTCTCTGACGATGAAGGAGTGCGACCCCTGGTGGCAGGTTGACCTCGTAAAACCACGAGATGTTCACTACGTTACGCTGACAAACAGACAGGATTGCTGTG CCTCGCGACTATTGGGTGCCGAAGTTCGCGTCGGAAACAGCCGTAAGTTTGAAGAGAACGCTCTCTGCGGTGTGGTTACAAAGGAGGTAGTTGAGCAGAaaactatacacatgcgctgtaTCGACGGTCCACTGAGCGGACGTTTCGTCAGCGTCCAGGTGAGGTGTGCGACAACAGCGCTGTCGTTGTGTGAAGTAGAGGTGTGGAGTAACGATACCGATGAAGTCATTGACATCACCGAGGGGCCGGGTGGCGGTGGCGGCGGCGGCGGTGTTGGCACCACCATTGGAAGTGGTGGCGGCGGAGTTGGCACCACTAGTGACAGCGGTGGTGGAGTTGAAGGTACCGAAAAACCCACAACTGAAGGCG TTTGCGAGGCCCCTCCCGGTCTTGCCAACGTAGCTACGACAGCTGCTTCACAGAGTTCAACGGCTGGAAGTGCGCACGCCACCAGGGCCGTCGACGGTGACAAGAACAGCGATTTCTCGGGAAGGTCTTGCACAAGGACCAACCTGGAACCTGAACCGTGGTGGAGGGTTGACTTAGGCGAGATTAAGGATGTATACATGGTGGCTATTACGAACAGAAGGGACTGTTGTT CTGAACACCTGATTAATGCCGAGGTCCGCATCGGAAACAGTAAAAACCACAAAGCAAACGCCCTCTGCGGTTTCCGAATCACGGAGGACGTTGTTAACCAGGAAAGGATAGAAATCCTATGCGACTGTGGAAAAGCCCTCTACGGCCAGTATGTCAGTGTCCATCTCCACGATACTACTAAGAAGTTGTCGCTTTGTGAAGTGGAAGTCTTGGCTTCACGTGGACCCACAACCCTGCCACCCACTGAACAGCCAG AATGCTTGCTGCCTGATGGTCTGCAGAACGTGGCCCTCAACATGCCCGCATCACAGAGCACCACCAAAAAGAAAGCTGTTGCGGGCAGGGCTGTGGATGGCGACAGTGACAGTAACTTCCAAGAAGGATCCTGTACCCTGACGGCAAGAGAGAACGATCCCTGGTGGAAACTAGATCTTGGTCAAACCCGAGATGTCTACTCAATCACCATCGTCAATAGATTAGACTGCTGCT CGTTCAGATTGACTGGAGCGGAAGTCCGCGTCGGTGACAGCgaaaacttttcagaaaaccAACAATGCGACGTGCGTGTCTCCAAAACGCAGGCGTTCGCCGAGAAGATCACGCTGATGTGCGGCTGTAATGACTACATCAGCGGAAGATATGTCACGGTTCAACTCAAGGACAAAATGTCTGTCTTGACTCTGTGCGAAGTTGAAGTTATGGCGCCAATTTTAGTGGGAACTACTCCAGATATCTTCACCACAAAACTTATCACTTTTGGACCAACAACAGAAC cttGCACTGTCCCAGACAATCTGGTCAATGCTGCTCAGAACAAACAAGTTTGGCAAAGTTCAACCAGAAAGTTCGCCGTAGCAGAGAGGGCCGTCGATGGCAACAAGAACAGTGACTTCGCTGGAAGTTCCTGCACACTAACAGCTAGGGAATTTGAACCTTGGTGGAAACTAGACCTCGGAGAAAGTCTCAACATCTATCAAGTTACTATTACAAACAGGATGGACTGTTGCT CTTTTAGAGTGCGCCACACAGAAGTCCATGTTGGCGATAGtccaaatatcatggaaaaccCGATGTGTGGCCAGGGAGCCATCTCAGGCCGCAGGGCTCTTAAAGAGACCATAGACATCATTTGCGCATGCGGACAACCGATGAAAGGTCGTTGGGTGGGAATCCAAATGGTGAACAAAACCAAAGTTTTAACTCTTTGTGAGGTTGAAATCCTTGTACCTCCTGGAGAGTCTGGAATATATACAACTGAGCTGAGCGAAGAAACAACACCAGCTTTTACATATGGACCAACCACAGAAAAAG TCTGTTTCCTCCCTGATAATCTGATCAACATCGCCAAGAACGTCAAGGTCTACCAGAGTAGTACCAAGAGGGGTGGCCTTGCAGAGAGGGCCGTCGATGGAAACAAGGATTCTAACTTCGCCGGGAAGTCCTGTACGTTCACAAGCATAGAATATGAACCCTGGTGGAAAGTTGACTTGGGCGAATCACGTGACGTCTACATGGTAACAATCACCAATCGTATGGATTGCTGTT CTTTCAGAATTCGACACTCTCAGGTTAGAGTAGGTGACAGTGAGAACATAGATGACAACGCCCTCTGCGGCGCCGTTAAGGGACGGCAATCGCGCAATGAAACGATTAATGTGATGTGTCAATGTGGCCTTCCGTTGCGCGGACGATGGGTTGGAATAAAGAGATACAATGTTACGAAAGCAATGACCATATGCGAAGTTGAAGTTTGGTCACTGGAGCTCGTAGGGGGATTCACAACGGAAGTAAACGAATTTACATCAGAGCTTATATCGTTGGAGCCCACCACAGAACAAG AATGTACGCTACCCGACGGTTTATGGTTGATGGCGAAGTCCCACAAGTGTACCGCCAGTCAAAGTTCGACAAAGCGTGGAGGAGTGGCCGAGAGGGCGTTTGACTTAAACAAGAATCCGGACTTCGGAGGGCGCTCGTGCACGATGACCACCAAAGAGTTTGAACCATGGTGGATGACTGATTTGGGAACTCGCCAACGTGTCTACCAAGTCACCATCACCAACAGACAAGACTGTTGCC CTCACAGATTGAAGGGGGCTGAGATCAGAATCGGAAGCAGTACAACTTTCGCTGAAAACGCCCTCTGTGGCAAGCCGATAACTGGGAGACGGGCTAGGAAACAGACGATCAATGTCATCTGCGCTTGTGGAAACTACGTTGAAGGGCGATACCTCAGTATTCAATTGAAAGGCAAGACTGGTATATTGACTCTGTGTGAAGTTGAAGTGTACGTTGGATCAGGTGACGAGGGTGGAGAATATACAACCGAGAAAGAGGAGATAACGACGCCTCCATTTACTATCGGCCCTCCCACTGAACAAG TATGCACTGTACCTGATGGCTTGGTGAACGTTGCGATGCACAAGCGTACTGAGCAAGTTTCAACCAAGCGAGGGGCCGTGTCAAAGCGTGCAGTCGACGGCTACAAGAGTACTGACTTCAGCGACAAATCATGTACACAAACAGGCAAGGCGATGAACCCATGGTGGCGAGTAGATTTAGGGAAAGAGATTGACATCTATCAAGTGTTCATTCACAACCGTCAAGATTGTTGTT CATTTAGGATTAGAGACGCACAAATCCGAATCAGTGCAGAAAAGGACGACGCCGGTGTCCAGTGTGGTAGCAATGTCAGTGGGCGAAGCTCCAGGAAGGCCATGGTCAACGTCATCTGCAATTGCGGCGAGCCTATCAGAGGGCGATACGTCACTATCATGAGCATGAAAGAGAAAGTGACAATGTTAACATTGTGTGAAGTCGAGGTCATGGTAATGCCCGAGGATGCAGAATATACAACAATTAAAACTACAGAAAAAA